The segment AAGTGAAATATTACTGGAAGTAGGAATAAGTGCAGAAAATGTTTTTTACTTATTTGTTGAGTTAATGTCAGGTGCTTTGGGATTTAATGTGAATACACTACAAAGAAAGAAGACGTAGGAAATCATTTTAAGAATTTAGCAGAGTACTTATTATCAATTAATATTAATCTTAGAGTATTAAAATAAATTATAATAGTCGATATTAATCCACATTTTTTTATAATTTTGGTGATCGGTATGGGGTAACACTAAAATACTTAAGAATTAGAAACAAAAAAATATGATTCATTAAAGTATTATTTACATAACAATACTACCAAGCTTCTTACCTAAATATGGGTTCATCATATTAATTGTTTTTATTAATTCGTAAATTGTATTAATTATAAAAATATCAATTAACAAACTATATAAAATTCTTTTTCTCTAAATATAAATTTATAACACATATAATCTTATTTTATTTCTATTTGACTAGTTTTTATCGTCAGTTCTTCTTCACAAATCTACTTCAACAGAAAAATTAAAAAAACAAAAGAGATATACTATATTTCTTTTGTTAAAGAGGAAATGGTTAATAAGTAAATAATTTTAGAGTAAGAATGTAAAAAAAATAGTAATTTTAATTAAAAAAAATTGTATTTTAGATAAAGTGATATATATTATTAATTAATAATCATTACTATTTAGTAATAGTGATTATTAATTCTAAAGAAGGAGAATATTTGTGAGAAAAAATTTATTTATGTTATTAGTTTTGGGGTTAGTGTCTTGTAATCTAGATTCTAAATTATTGGATAATAAAGGAAGACCTGACAATTTTTTAAAAGATGTTGTAAATAATGTTCAAGATGTTGTAAATGACGTTCAAGGTGATGAACCAATAAAAGAAGATTTTGTGGATAAAGTTTCTGTTAAAAAAGTAGTAGGAGGAGATTCTGTAATAAAAGATGAGAAAGGGGAATTAATATCTGCCCTTATAAATGATATTAATAGTGTTATGGGATTATTGAATCAAGATAAGGCTGAAGTTGAGGATGCAAATCAATATGGTATGAAAGATGAAGTGTTTAAATTCGTGTTAAATGAGGTTAATGGTAAGACATTAGATCATGATGATAATAAGGAAGTAAGACGATTATTTTATTCCTCTTTGTTATACAATAAAGAAAGAATAGAAGATTTTGCGGAAATTCTTAAAAAAGTAGAATCGGATAATACAAACAAGGGTACATGGATTCAAGATATAATGAATGCTGTAGTAGTAGATCTTCAGTTTGGTTTTGAGAGAATAATTAATAAATTAGAAAAGAATAGGGAGCAACTTGATAAATTAAGTCTTGTTGATTTAAGAGAAATTAAGTCCAAGCTTGAAGAAATTCAATTACAGAAATTAAATTGGAGGAAAGCCGTAGATAGTCTTATTTCATCTTATAAAGCTAAGGCAGATGGAATTGATTCTGATAGCAAGAAATTGATAGAGCATATTGAGAAAAGATATAAAGATCTTATTAAAGTTAAAATTCCTGGAATGAAGGCGGTATCTAATAGGATTATATCTATTCTAGATAACAATTAATTAATTTATATAATCATTTAAAATACAAAGGAAGGTAGATTAATAATAGTCTATCTTTCTATATTTTTGTTGTAAAATGTATTTTAGGTGAAGTTTGGTAGAAAAAATTTATTTTATATGTATTGTAAAAAAGAGTCTTTGGCTTATTTAAATTTTACTTTCATAATAACGGTTAGCCTTAAAGTTTTAAGCCCGCGTTTAATATTAAACTTATGTTTTTTTTAGGAAATAAATAGCATTTATAATGAGTGTGGAGTTGATCAAAGTATGATTTTTGATTTGTAAATTGGATGATGATGTGTAAGTAATAGTGTCATGTGTATAATTAGTGATAGTAAATTTTTTTTTGGTGAATTGAGATAATGGAATACCAGAAGAAAGTAAGATACCTATTGCTTTGAGTTCTGTACTATTTGATATTAAGAGGTAATTTGTACAAAAATTAATAATTTCTTTAGAATTTATTTCAATTATATTATTTGTACTATTGTTAAATATGATTTTATCATTTTTTTGATGTTTGATTTTTTTAAAAAATTTTTTTATACTAATCATCTTAAATAAATATAGATCTATTTTTAAAAAATTGTAAACTTTGTATTTTTTTAGGTAACTTTGTATTTTTTTGGGTAAACTTTTAAAAGAAAAAAGGCCCCAAATCTATACTAAACACAATACTATATTTCTTCCCAGCACACTGCGGCCGCTGGACCACCCC is part of the Borrelia duttonii Ly genome and harbors:
- a CDS encoding complement regulator-acquiring protein, translating into MRKNLFMLLVLGLVSCNLDSKLLDNKGRPDNFLKDVVNNVQDVVNDVQGDEPIKEDFVDKVSVKKVVGGDSVIKDEKGELISALINDINSVMGLLNQDKAEVEDANQYGMKDEVFKFVLNEVNGKTLDHDDNKEVRRLFYSSLLYNKERIEDFAEILKKVESDNTNKGTWIQDIMNAVVVDLQFGFERIINKLEKNREQLDKLSLVDLREIKSKLEEIQLQKLNWRKAVDSLISSYKAKADGIDSDSKKLIEHIEKRYKDLIKVKIPGMKAVSNRIISILDNN